A window of the Capricornis sumatraensis isolate serow.1 chromosome 9, serow.2, whole genome shotgun sequence genome harbors these coding sequences:
- the CACTIN gene encoding splicing factor Cactin, translating to MGRDTRSRSRSAGRRGRRQRSRSGNRSRSRSGSHGRRNRRRRDDEGRRRRRRRSRERRSDSEEERPRRGRQSWSPSPAHRRAQNRSSQSDSSDEQQQQQRGQWPRRQRRQRTRSWSPGSSASSSASRDHSQSPREAAAAALSQQQSLQERLRLREERKQQEELMKAFETPEEKRARRLAKKEAKERKKREKMGWGEEYMGYTNTDNPFGDNNLLGTFIWNKALEKKGISHLEEKELKERNKRIQEDNRLELQKVKQLRLEREREKAMREQELEMLQREKEAEHFKTWEEQEDNFHLQQAKLRSKIRIRDGRAKPIDLLAKYISAEDDDLAVEMHEPYTFLNGLTVADMEDLLEDIQVYMELEQGKNADFWRDMTIITEDEISKLRKLEASGKGPGERREGVNASVSSDVQSVFKGKTYSQLQVIFQGIEGKIRAGGPNLDMGYWESLLQQLRAHMARARLRERHQDVLRQKLYKLKQEQGVESEPLFPILKQEPPSPGHSLEPEDPAPTPPGPSEGGPAEPEAEGATPVEGEGDGEAVLMEEDLIQQSLDDYDAGKYSPRLLTAHELPLDAHVLEPDEDLQRLQLSRQQLQVTGDASESAEDIFFRRAKEGMGQDEAQFSVEMPLTGKAYLWADKYRPRKPRFFNRVHTGFEWNKYNQTHYDFDNPPPKIVQGYKFNIFYPDLIDKRSTPEYFLEACADNKDFATLRFHAGPPYEDIAFKIVNREWEYSHRHGFRCQFANGIFQLWFHFKRYRYRR from the exons ATGGGTCGGGATACACGCTCGCGCTCGCGGTCGGCTGGTCGCAGGGGTCGAAGGCAACGGAGCCGGAGCGGGAATCGGAGCCGAAGTCGGAGCGGAAGCCATGGGCGGCGAAACCGGCGTCGCCGAGACGACGAGGGGCGACGCAGACGGAGGCGGAGGAGTCGGGAGCGCAG GTCAGATTCAGAAGAGGAGCGGCCACGGCGAGGCAGGCAGAGCTGGAGCCCCTCTCCTGCCCACCGGCGCGCCCAGAACCGCTCCTCTCAGTCTGACTCGAGtgatgagcagcagcagcagcagcggggccAGTGGCCTCGCCGGCAGCGGCGGCAACGGACACGTTCCTGGTCCCCAGGCTCCTCAGCGTCCAGCTCCGCATCCAGGGACCACTCACAGAGTCCTCGGGAAGCAGCGGCGGCAGCCCTGAGCCAGCAACAGAGCCTGCAGGAACGCCTGCGGCTGCGCGAAGAACGGAAGCAGCAGGAGGAGCTGATGAAGGCCTTCGAGACTCCCGAGGAGAAGCGGGCACGTCGGCTGGCCAAGAAGGAGGCCAAGGAGCGGAAGAAACGGGAGAAGATGGGCTGGGGCGAGGAGTACATGGGTTATACCAACACCGACAACCCCTTTGGTGACAACAATCTGCTGGGCACCTTCATCTGGAACAAG GCCCTAGAGAAGAAGGGGATCAGCCACCTGGAGGAGAAGGAGCTGAAGGAGCGGAACAAGAGGATCCAGGAAGACAACCGTCTGGAGCTGCAAAAG GTGAAGCAGCTGCGGCTGGAGCGGGAGCGAGAGAAGGCCATGCGGGAGCAGGAGCTGGAGATGCTGCAGCGAGAGAAGGAGGCGGAGCACTTCAAGACCTGGGAGGAGCAGGAAGACAACTTTCACCTGCAGCAGGCCAAGCTTCG GTCCAAGATCCGCATCCGGGACGGACGGGCCAAGCCCATCGACCTGCTGGCCAAGTACATCAGCGCCGAGGACGACGACCTGGCCGTGGAGATGCACGAGCCCTATACCTTCCTCAACGGCCTCACCGTGGCTGACATGGAGGACTTGCTAGAGGACATCCAG GTCTACATGGAACTCGAGCAGGGCAAGAATGCAGACTTCTGGAGGGACATGACGATCATTACAGAGGACGAGATCTCCAAGCTCCGAAAGCTAGAGGCCTCGGGGAAAGGGCCAG GTGAGCGGCGAGAGGGGGTCAACGCCTCAGTCAGTTCCGACGTGCAGTCAGTCTTCAAGGGGAAGACATACAGCCAGCTGCAGGTCATTTTCCAAGGCATCGAGGGCAAGATCCGGGCTGGGGGCCCCAACCTGGACATGGGCTACTGGGAGAGCCTGCTGCAACAGCTGCGGGCCCACATGGCACGTGCCAG gctccggGAGCGGCACCAGGATGTGCTGCGGCAGAAGCTGTACAAGCTGAAGCAAGAGCAGGGCGTGGAGAGTGAGCCGCTATTCCCCATCCTCAAGCAGGAGCCGCCATCTCCTGGCCACAG CCTGGAGCCTGAggacccagcccccaccccacctgggCCCTCGGAGGGCGGCCCCGCGGAGCCGGAGGCTGAAGGGGCCACGCCAGTGGAGGGCGAGGGGGACGGGGAGGCGGTGCTTATGGAGGAGGACCTGATCCAGCAGAGCCTGGACGACTACGACGCCGGCAAGTACAGCCCTCGGCTGCTCACGGCTCATGAGCTGCCACTGGATGCCCACGTGCTGGAGCCGGACGAGGACCTGCAGCGCCTGCAGCTGTCGAGGCAGCAGCTTCAGGTCACAG GCGACGCCAGCGAGAGTGCAGAGGACATCTTCTTCCGGCGAGCCAAGGAGGGCATGGGCCAGGACGAGGCCCAGTTCAGCGTGGAGATGCCGCTGACCGGCAAGGCCTACCTGTGGGCGGACAAGTACCGGCCGCGCAAGCCGCGCTTCTTCAACCGCGTGCACACCGGCTTCGAGTGGAACAAGTACAACCAGACGCACTACGACTTCGACAACCCACCACCCAAGATCGTGCAGGGCTACAAGTTCAACATCTTCTACCCTGATCTCATCGACAAGCGCTCCACGCCCGAGTACTTCCTGGAGGCCTGCGCCGACAACAAGGACTTCGCTACGCTCCGCTTCCATGCCGGGCCGCCCTACGAGGACATCGCCTTCAAGATCGTCAACCGCGAGTGGGAGTATTCGCACCGCCACGGCTTCCGCTGCCAGTTTGCCAACGGCATCTTCCAGCTCTGGTTCCACTTCAAACGCTACCGCTACCGGCGGTGA